The window GGTACACCTCAGTGAGTGCCTCTGCGTAGGGTTTGACGAATGCCAGGCATCCAAGAGGTTGTACGAAAATACATTGCTCCACAGGCCTGTGCAATGGTAGAGAACAGGGAAGCTTCTTCAGAAACATTCTAATGGAAAATAtccctttaaaaaataatctctCAGCTTTGAAAGGACTATTGGAAAGCCTCAAAGTTTCCAAATTATCACCAAAACCTATATGAAGTTCTGTTCAGCAATTAGCATTCTGTTGTCAAAAGAGGAGCCTAAATAGTTTAAAACATTGTGTGAGGCTTTCAGCCACTGTAATTCCTTGCCACATACAAACCAACATTTTCCATCCTATAAGCACCTGTCATAAGTGAGCAAAACCATGCCATTTCCTATAAAATAAGGATCTGGTCTACAAAATATGTCATATACAAGTGGATAGTCAGTTAAATGTTTGGAAGCTTGTTCTGGACAGTCAAGAATCAAATGGTTAGAGTACAGTCTGGGATAGTCTGCAGAAAAGTTCTCTAAATAAAAGACATCTTTGCTGTCCCTCTAAAATTTCTCTCTGCACAAAGTCTTTTGAGGGAGACCCTTCTCCTTCTATTTTTTATTCCCATAGTGCATCTCTCACTTTTGCCATCCCATGTAAAAGAACATCTGAAAATGTCTTCACAGTGCAGAAATCTCCAGAAGTCTCTTGGATTTTGAAAAGCATCTCTTCCTCCACAGCACTGTCACAGGCCCCCAGAAGAACTCTAGCAGAGAAGGCAGGGCTGTGCTTTGCCTTGAAAATCTCTACCAGTGAAAGTTTTGCAAAAGCCATACATTGTACAGGATGCAATAACTTGAGTTGCACGACAAAATAATTATTCATCCCATAAATTATTAAGAGAAATACAACTCCCTTTAAAACATGGCTTGTTTCTAGAGTGAGACAGAAATCCAAGAGCCTTCTTTTTTAAAGGAAGTCCTTGTAAGAATAAACTCACTTAGGAAATATTAGAAATGCATAATCAAGAAATCAGGTTGGGGCTCTCTGGATCTACACTTAGTTGTCAAGCAGAGTTCATTTGCACATAATGACTGGCCAGTTTCTGTCAAGACAACCTCATCTCCCAGCAGCTTGAGAAGCTTCTGTCTAACCCTGCTACGAGAAGACATCTCTGGTTTCTCCTGTCTTGGCGTCTTCTCACTCTGTAACTCCTCTTGTTCCCTTACCCCTGGAGTTACACACTGTTCCTGCATATTAACGACTTTCAAACATTGTTGTCTCCTCAGAACTTGTTTATAATTACATGGCAATGTTGCCCTAACCTCTTGCACTGAATTTTCTTTGTATCTATATTGGCTGAAGTAAGAGCTGTGATGAGGGATGGTGTCTTTTACTGGGCCATCAGAACTGAAGAGAGTAAACAAGTTCTCATGCACCCCAGCCTTTCATCTGGAAACATGAGGGTCTTGTATCCCTGTAAGCTCATCCAGTGTTTCCAGCTCTAGCCACTGCTCTCAGAAAAAGCCTTTCCTCTCCCCGAAAATGACACCTTGCTTTTATCTTTAAACTATCAAGCTGTAACTAACAGCACAGTTTAACAGTAACCCAAGAGGGCATTGCATGTGGTATCACTAGATGGCAACACTGCTTTAAggctctgccttttccttcatAAAGATACCACTACCCCACTGCTACTGAGGAGCTGCAATGGAGGCTCAACACGCTCAGAAGAAGGCTCTGTAGCCCCGGCTGGCTCTGCCACCTGCCTCCTACCTCTAACAGGCAGCAGAGAGCGCTCAATGGAagagtaaaagaaaaaagggaagaatgAAGGGATTTCTCCAACGTACTCTCCAGCATCTCAAGCTCCTGGATTTAGAATTTCTGGTACTGGTGGCTGCATATGAACTACTGGATTTCAGAGCCACCGGTGGTATTTACTATGCATTAATTTCTCCTGCCCTTTTCAGATCTATTAATACTCTTGGATACTGTGTTTTCTTCTGAGTCTTTTCCCTCAAACAACTCTTTTCTTAATTCATGACACCACTGAAAGCTTTATTAGCTATGCTAATAAAGCTGTAGGATTTAGTGCTTGTATGACTGAGCACAATCTTTTCTTTCTTATGCCCAGCTATTGTCTCATGTTTGGAATAATATGATTCTGGAGTCCTCCTGCACAATACAgacattcacagcttctctgaatACCAAATAAGGAATACCATGAGGTGTTGGTGGTTGTATGGATTATTCACTTTCTAAGTTAGCCTTTGTTTACCTGTATCCTTGGTGTCCTGTTGTGTCTGGTGATTATTTTTATGCAAAATATCTGTTTAAGAGCAGATGGACCTGTCTGCAGAGACAGCTTTACCCCAGAAAACCAATGTACAAAGGGACACAGTAGAAAGCAAAATTAAAACAAGAATTGCATAAAACCTGCAAAACTGTTTTTCATATATTACTGGGTGCTACCCAATTTACTGAATTAAGAATGAAAAATTGCAATTATTCATAATGGTAGCAAAATTACAGAGGATTTAGGATACTATTAAACTTGCAAGAGTATCAGTAGCAGTTCACAAAACTACTCTAAATTGCTGTATTTTGTAATAAACTCAGGAACAACATTGCTTTGGCATCTCAGATCATGCCATTCATAGACAAAtttgattttgggattttggtttcaaaatacaaatatttttcatGTGGAACTCTGCTGCTGGTTGGTTCAAAATGAACCTAGCCTCTTCAAGCAGCCCTGAAACTTCAGGCACGAGCATCACTATTCAAGACAAGAGCAACAGTGAATAGTGTGGTTCGAAATTTCCTCTCAGTACTTTTAGCCCATCTCCATTGTCTAAGGAACTCAGTCAGAGGGGAGAACAACATGGTGTACAATTGGTTTCAGTCCTGCATGATGCAGGGCACTGGTTGTAATATGCAAGGTTTGCATTACACTAAAAATAAAGAACATATTTATGCAATTCAAATTTTTGCAGTAGACCACATCACCTTTCATGAAGCAGATTCGGGACTCTGGAAGCTTCTTCATCAGGCGACCCATGAAGAACTCACTGCCAAAATCCTCAGCACGAATGAAGGCACCATATTTTAAGAACCCAACCTCATAAGGGGTGAACTCCACCCATTCTGCAGAGACATAAAACAAACTTTTAAATCTTAATCTTATCCCTACTTCCCTGCTAGAAGGGCTACGAAAAGGCAAAAAGGCAGCTGCAGGATAAACCCTGTCTGTGGGGTGACCACAGACTGGCCTTCCTCAGGGTAAAGATTTATCATTCAGCTGGTGTCAGCCACTCATCAGTAACCTTTCGCAGTGTTCTTCATTCAGAACTTTCCAATTGCCCTCTCCAGAGAGAACATAAGGGAAGTTTACACCAAGATGGGTCAGTCTGAGTTACCCCAAATGTAGATGTAAGGCTTGTGAGTATTTGGCTGCCCTTAAACACCTCCCCAGGATTTCTCCTGCCCCACAGAAGTTCCTCCCATAGCCTAGGCATAAAGTCTGGAAATGGAAAAGGAAGTTAAGGAGGAAAAGAAACTGTTTATAAATGCTATGGGTCAGCTGTAGAAGAGGTTGAAGTACTGATAATGCAGATAGCTCAAACACCAAATGAGCCCATTTTTGCCATCACCTTTGAACTCTGAAAGGCTGTAATCTTCTTTCATGTTGAGGATCATGTAGATAGGTAGGGGATTTTGACCCTGACTCAATGCCTCTTGCTCATCTGAGAGCTTGTGTTTATTTTTCTGTGAATTGATGAAAAACAAAGAGCAAAATCAAGGGACCTTCTTGGCATAGTTTATGGGCTTCCAAGAGTACAGCAAAATACATAGCTGTTTCCCCTCTTAATTTCACTATTCTCTCAACTCATTTTGTGTCCAAACATTTTTTTAACCAAGGAGTCATCTAAACCTTTACACATCCACACAGGCTTATTTAATTACAGGTAGAGTTGTAGgacactttttttaaaaaaaaatggtcTCCTATTCTTTTTAGTAAATACATCCACTTCACATGGAAATTTGTTCTCACAGGGATGAACAGAGGAAAATGAACCAAGACTCTTTAGTTAGGTACTCAGATTCTCATACTTGTAGAAGGAGACATAGGTTTTCTTCCCTACAATATTTTCCATACAATAGTATTCAGCAGCTGTTTGAGAAAACATAGGAAGAACACTACCCCATCATCTAATGCTTTTTCCAGCAGAAGGCCCCAAAAATCAACACTGGAGATCTGGTATCCCTCTTGCTTCCGCAGTTTTAGCTCCTTTGCATAGTATTGCaagctctccagggaaaagcagctTAGCTTGCACTTGGTCATGTGTCTGCGGACTTCACTAATCGGTCTTGATAGATCCTTGTGTGACCAGTCAGCACTCTGATACAAATGTGACAAAGTcctggggaaaggaaaggaagtgcATTGTCATGTACAGAGAAACTTTCACTTTTTAGACTCAGATTTATGATCCACATCAAATGAACTAGCTGAGTTTCTTTAAAAGCATCTTTTGGGCTTAGTATGCTATTGAAAAGACTTTTTGATTTAGAGGAGTTCCCCAATTCACTAGTGAAACTTGAAGACTTGAAAAAAAAGCCCCTTCTTGCTACAAAAGTTGATGCACAAGGCTGTGATTTGCACGCCAGTGACACAGTAGGAAAGATCCTAGAGCTGAAACAAAGCAGCACCTGGGCCATTCACTGGCTTGGGCCGTGTGCTCCTAATGCAGCAATAAAAAAAGCTTGAGACTGCCTTTCTTTACAAAAATGAAGAGAATAAACATCTCACAGCAGACTAGAGAGGTGATGAGTGATGTCTTCATTCAGGGTGTCCTTACCATGTTGAACCAGATGACCCAGTGATGAATGAAATAACATCCAAGAGACCCAGCTTTTGAAGACCCAACAGGTTGCCTAACAGAGATGTCAGTGCCCGGGTGCCACCTCCTGTTGTCATCACTGCTACAACTGGTACCTGTTTAATCATCAGCACAACAATGGTAAGCAACACTTTGTTTACCAGCACAAGTGATCAGAGCTGAGTGAAATGTAGCATGCCAGCACCACAAAAAATTCCAACATTTCACCATTTCCCCAAGCAgggatgaaaaaaagaaaactgtgtattttgcagaggaaaaagacaaaacaaaacagattttGAGGATTTTGAATAAAATCAATCATTTTTGATTGTAAATTTTTACACGCTGGCTTATCAAAGCTTATTTTTCCAAGGCATTTCAATATTACACTGCATTTTCCTTAGCAAAACATCTTCTCTTGAGAGGTCTATTCTGATACCAAGCAGAGCTTATCCTCTCTGTAAGTCAAGCATAATAGCTAGATTACATTTCATACAAAGTACCTAGAGAATATAATTGCAGTGATGAAACCTAATTGGATGGAAATCTAAATTGCGTTGCAGGAAGACAAATTTCTCTAAGAAACCCACTGAGAGAAGAGGAGCCCATTGACattttccacacacatttccagaCAATTGCATCAAAGAAATACTCAACAGTTTCCTGATTCAAATTGAACATTTCAGGTCAAAGCAAAGTATTCTGATTTGGATTTTCCTGACTATAAGGAAACATTCCCTTGCTAGAAAATCTCAAGTATTTCTCCTAAAAATTTTTATACTTAAGAAACTGTCTGGGTTTTCTCACTATTGTGCCAATGAGAAACAATGTGGTAATATGTTCACTTTGTGAGCAGGGACATAATTTATAATGTCTAAAACCATGTTGTCATATATCACCTAATATGACTTTGGTCCAACTGTCCTGGACAAAGGAGAAAACATAGGTGAAAAAAATTAACCAGCTCTCAAGTTGCTTCTTCATTTCTCAAGTTCCTAATCACAGACCATGCTCCTTCCCTAAAGCACCACCCATCCTCATGCTAGCATTGACAGGAACAAATGTGAACCCTAGCTCAGACAAGCAGATTAGAGAAAAAATGCTGAATGTCTTTGTTCTATTTGAGGAACTACAGCTGAAATTATGAGCAccagaggaaagaagaaaaaataagacACTTCTCATCGGCTGGTATTATGCATCACTTTAACTGTTAGATTTTCTCCCTCCAAAAATCCGATAAAATACATTATGAGGTCTTGGTCTTCTTCTTGGACTGAACCAAGACTGATCAGCTAAAACAGTCAGACTATCCAGGTCTATAATGCACAGAtgaaaaagaaatagagaaaaaattcTGATTTATGGCATTATGTTTTCAGGAAAAATGTGTATCAAGAGGGTTTGATACTGGCTCTTCATCTAAAATAGAAAATGTAGAAAAGCATTCCTCAATGCTTTACATGGTGTAGTGAATGTATCAGGGCTAGTTATGGAACAATATGCAGAAGGCTACGAGCATAACATTTTCCTGTTACATAGCATGTTACTGTCCCTGGGGTGCTCCCCATACCTCATGATCTTCTAGGTCTTGTTCTAAATGTAGTGCTTTTTTCAGAGCAGAAGCCACAAACTTCTTCCTTTTCAGTAGGAAGTTTTTCTCCTCTGTACATAGATCGAACTCTAAGCGAACATCTAAGTTTCTGGACCTGAAGCAAAGTCCAGGGTTAAACAGGGAATGCACAATAACTTAAAATTAATATCTGGATGCTTGCCTACAACTTTATTATGAGGCTTAGAAAAGCTGCTACTGTGGCCCCACAAAAGCACATAGCACATGGTATAGATAAGGTAGAGAAAAGGCTGATGAACTGCAACGTAGCAAAATCTTACAGAAAGAAATATTCCTTATTTCTACACTGCTTTTCAGGAAGTGTCTAAGATAAATACTGCAATCGATACATGGATACTATAAACATTGGAATATTTAGGATTTCTTGCCTCAGAACTGCCAGATTTTATAAATAGAAATActttgtattttttacaagtaAGGAAAGGAAAGATAGCTTTTTCTAAATATATAGCTCTACATATGTTGCAACCAGAAAATATTATTCCCCCCATCTAAACTGAACTTCTGTATAGCAGCATAACAGGAAATCTCACCTAGCACAATTAACCACCTTCTGGACATGGGTAATGAACATAGGTGAATAAGGAAATATAATAATTGACTAAATACTTTCCCTTAGTTACAGAAATAGACTAGGAGgcaaaaaagcaattttttttcacaATTACAAAACCCTAGAATAGAATTGCTTACCAGTCATTTGACTTCACATGTAAATTGATTGTCTcatcctaggaaaaaaaaaaaaccaaaacacaatatAAACACTGGATATAAACACTGGAGATCATTTTATGTTCTTTCTTTACCATCAGCTCTGAAGCCCTTCTCTTTTTCTAAAAGCTACATTGAGCCAGAAAGCCATAACAATcagaaaatccatcaaaatcTTAAAATTTCTCCAAGTCCACTTTATTTTCCTTATATTGTTTTATACTAAAGATAAAGAGAGCAGTACACAGTAAAAACCAACACCGGCTCTCCCGGTGTGCTCCATCCTGCCTCATCATTTGCATTTGCTCTGATCTGCATTAGTGCCTGAGGTGGTCACAGAAATAGAAATCCCTTTGACATGTGTTTGGCTGTAATATTTTTGTTCTGCTAGGTTCATATGAAAATGTAGAGGTCCATGGTGTTAGGAATTGCTAGGAAGCTAAGGGCACTAACAGTTACATATCTCAATCCCTACCTTCCTACACTGATCTAATTAACTCATGCCCATTGATCTTTGGTCTATAGCTTAACAATTATTCTAAGTAGTTGGTATCAATCACCTTTGCTACTGCCACTTTCTCACTGAATGGAAGTGAATCCAGAGGAATAGTCAGGGATGCATGGCAGTCGTTTTTGTCTTCACCTGAAGtacactgaaaaataaataataatgtaGAGAAATATTTAATGTATAAACCATACAAAAACACTTTGCTTTTTTCAAATGGGGTCCCTGTCCAGCAGTTTTCCAGTTGACATCAAGTATTTGTATATCTTAGAGGTTACAATGCTGTTTCAGAGCTGAGTTCATTAAATAACTTCTTTATTCAATATACAAACTCTTTCCATTTGCCTCAGTAAATGTAGAAAACCATGAGTTTACTGTGCTTACTCAAGCTGATGATGACATACCGGGCAGAAATGAGGTTTCTTCTCTGCTAGAGCCATGCACAGCTCTGACAGTCCATATTTGATGTAATGGAAGTTCAGGGGCTTCAGAGGTTGCCAGAAAGAGCCCAGCGACAGGGTCTGGCTCTTCTCATATGATCCCTTCACTGAAAACAAGAAgtctttttctggaaaaaaaaaaaatccaaacatgaAAAATATACAGAGAAGTTAATGACTATAATCCCAGAAATGGAACATTAAATGGTCTTTCAGAACCTTCAACAATGCTTAAAAGCTTCCAAACTCTATTTATCCAGCAAGGGAACAGTACAAGAAGTAAGAGGagaaaagcaaacaagcaaatcaaaaacaaaccacaaaacaccAAAAAGCTTATAAAGCTGCAGTAGATGTTTTAAAAACTCAGACATACAGGCAAATTGGATAAAACCTAGTTGAAATAGAAATATGTATTTTCTTTTACTTTACAGCATTTATAAGATTCATTCCTTTAATTTCAAATTCCAGTTTTTATAGTTAGTTAGCACAGACTATAACTGTTGGATCTGTGAACCTGCATATACACTCCTAACTATCCAGTTCCTGTGCTCTAATTGTAAGAACAAAGTATAAAAATTGCCAGATAAgaaaatgacaaaacaaacaacaaagaaccaaaaaacccaatacacacagacaaaaatccaaacaaaaaaccccccaaaaaactaaaacaaaaaaataattgaaaaaaaaaacaacaaaaaccaaaaacaaacaaaagccccaaaccaaccaaccaaccaaaataaGTCAGTTAACCTAAAATAAGGGGGTTTCGCTTCTAGTTTGAGGTCTAACCTGAAGGTTCTTTTTTTGTCCATTTGCTGTCCACTAGGACTTCCAAGCAGGAAATTTCACGAGACTGTAGCAGGGATTAAAAAATGAGAGGTTAAAGCATATGCCTTATCTGGGTGACTTCATTGCTGTCTCTCTTTGGTCACTTGAGCCCCTGGGGTCTGGAAAACAGTCCACCCTCTCTTTGTCAGGCTGATAGGAGAAAGACTTTGTCACTCTGAAAATATGACAGGTTTCAGCTGAAAGAAAAATTGGTGTGGTGGTTTTGGACAGGActaggaagagaaagagaaaagttgGTGTGGTGGTTTTGGACAGGACtgggaagagaaagagaaaagttgGTGTGGTGGTTTTGGACAGGACAGGGGGGCAAATGGGAGTGTGCTGAGACCTCCTGAGACCAAACTGATGGGTTGGCCAAATCACAGGGATGTCCTTGCTTCCCTGCTTTGGTGAAGCTGGACAGTCAAGTGCTACCTCCTCTAAGTAATGAGTTAAGGGCAGCTGAGAAAGCAACTTCCATATCATCCTGTGGAAGAGGGGAGAACAGGATGGCCATGAGGGAGTCACAAAAGAAGTTTCCCAAAAGAAAGATAGAGCAGCAGTGAGTCAGTGAAAGACCACTTCAGGCTTTGTCAATAGGCTTGGTATCAGCCTGTGGTGGTGAACAGGTCTCTGAGTATCCCAAATGAGTGTGCACATTCTTTCCTAACACATCCTCCCGCAGGGAGCAGCACAACAGGATGGCTACCTGTGTTTGACCCCCATCTCcctcccctccagccctgcctgcagtgaGGTGTTGGGGCACCTGCCAGATTCACCATTCCTATCACTATTATGAAAACAAAGAAGAGCAATAGTTTAAAATTACCACTAATACACCATTAGTCACAAGCTTTTCAGGAGGGACTggactgaaagagaaaaaaaaatgcaatcagAAGTAGTAACACCTAAGTACATCCTTAAATGAACATCAAGGAATGATACCTTCCTTGAAGTTTGTCTTGTCCAGCATGATCTCAAACATGTCACTGATTTTTAATTTAGGGACACATCTGAAAGgtagttttcccttttttttttaaccataatGGTAAAGAATAGTTGTAATAAGTATGATGACTGCAATTCTTATTATCCTCCCTCATTCAGTGAGTAATAGGATAAATTAATAATTAGGATGATTCTTGGTAGATAAGGAATACAGAGTTTTAGCCAATATGCAACTAACTTCATCAACACCAGCTATGCTGAGTATTTTAAACTTTATAATACTAAATGCTAGCATATGTTTTACTGCTTCCAAAGGGGCATTTTCCTGTGGATGTTACTCACATGCTCTCCGATGTAAACTCAACCTCTAGCATCTCCTGCGTCtgcaaaaaaataatttattataagcatctgaattaattttctttctcATTAGCTGTGGCTGTCAATTATTATTCTGGCTCCTGAAAGAGTTCTTCAATCAAATCAAATTTTCTTCCTGATCCAGGATATCGTGTGAGGAGTGAAAGCACTTGAGTTAGAGTGATTTTGAAAGTGTTCTCCCTCCTTTGTTAACCAACAGTGCTCAGGCGAAATCGCCCTATTCTTTTTGGTGGTGAGGCAGAGTAGAAGGGCAGGCAGTCCTGCAGCAGTAACTGTTGGTTTAAAACTGTCCACAGGCTTGGCTTTTTGCTCTGTAATGTTATCTGAAGAGGGATACTGCTGAAGAGAAGAGGGCATTTGCAATTCTTCTGATCAAAAGGACTCCTACAACACGGATAACACATTGGCCAGTGCCCAGAGAAGTTAAGGCAGACTGCCTGCCAAAATCACTGTGCAGCTGAACACCTACATGTACTGTGTAAGAAAAGTCAGTGAAATAGCAAATCTATGGAAGTGTCTAAATTGAATACCCACATCCCACGTTGAAGTCATGATGTTTTTAGTTCAGGCACACTGAAACAATGAAATTGCTTGAGCAACTGGCCATCAGCTGGTTTTAGCGCCTCAGTATTGATCTTTGGATTATTTTCAGGTATATTCAAAAGAATAACAGGGCAAGGAATCAGTTTTTAAGGGACACTGCAACATCTGTGCCAGAGTATGCCCAAACTCACAAGTGCTTCTGCTGGGAAAAGAAATTCTAACAAAGAAACTTTGTGCAATGGTGATGAAGTTTTGTATTTCCAACAAAACCTGTTTGAGCAACAGAGTCAAGAAAGAGGGGGGGAAAAGGCAACTCTGGTGTCAGAAAAAACCATCTGCTAAGTGGTTTGATGAGCTAGCAAAAGCCTTCAGGATCATGCCCTTGTCCACTTTGCTGATTAGGTTTGGAAGGTTCTTCACAGGGTATATGAAGTGCATACCAAGAGGAAACAAACTCTCCTACCTACAATTGCTTTAAAAGAACTTATTCATGAGGTAATAtcaaaaaaatgtattttcttcctGTGACCAAGGCAGTTTTATCACTCACCTTGGGATTTAGCTGAAATGTCAAGTGAACTGTTTCTCCAAGCTGGATTTTAGCAACATCAAAGAGAACAGTGAAGAGGAGGTCATCTTTAGTGACTGCATTTTCATCATAGACTTTCATCTCAAGAATATTCTGTGAACAGAGGTTCATAATTAGGATCCTATGTTGAGACTTTACTGAGACACAAAATGATGCTGATGTGGTCAGCATGTTAAGGAAAACAGGGAAAGTGTGGGGAGAAGTGAGAGAGCATGCAGAACCTTTGCATCCACACAGAGATGAAGAAAGATATTCTGAACCTAACACAGAGTCGAGTTGGTTGTTCAGTTTTCCTGCAGAGTAATTTAAACAACAAAAGCTAGTAGAATCACTGAATATTGAAAACCATGTTTGGCCTCCATTTGGTTTGAGGTCACCACTTTTTCCTGAATTGTAGGAAACCAGCTAGTTGTCAGGACTTTGTTTTTGGTAGATTAAAAACCCTTGGATATAAGCagcaaataaaatacattaagaaTGTACCATATAATTACTTCATGGTTGCATAATTTTATCCTGTAAATTATTAAACAGATATAATTACCATGGAATCTACAGAAAGCAATATGCTTCTGCTAAATCGCACAAATACCACAGTATAAATCCCCTCTTCTCCCTGCTCTGTCAAGCCTGTTTGGATGGGTAACAGCCCCTCCTGTGCCTGATTAGTAGCTCGACATGGGCTGGCTCAGAGATGCCTCCCAGGTGCTGAGCCTTAACTCAGTGGGGCAATAATTCAGGCCTCCCTCAATATATTCAGCAGCTCATTTTCATGCAAATTACAGGGAGCGCTTATCTCAGATTCTTACTTATGCATCAGATTTAACTTGCTAAGAGGCTTGATGTTTATTAAAGACACACAGGTTCATGGTCTCACACACAAACACATGGATAAGAGAGAGTGAGCATGTGAACATTGTTGTCTTAGAAGTTCACAATTTATCTCAGAATGGTCCATACCTAAATGTAATAAGTGATTGACTAGACAAATAACACTGAAAGAAAGCTGCAAGAAACTACCAAGGGAGAGATGGCAAATAACCTTGAGTTTGCAATTTACTGTCAGAAGACAGAAATGTTGTTGACCTTTAAGGCCACCTACATAAAAGTATTGCACTGACCTCAGCCCTGTCCATGACACCTGCTAATAGAAACATACTGTCAAGAGGCAATCAGCCACAGCACCTTGGTTTATAGGCCAGCCATAAACAGCCTGTAAAGGATTATGGAAAGTGATGGAGATGACACGCCTAAAAACAACAGTCTGCAGTTAATAGAAGTCAGGCTTGCACTGAAAACCAGATCAGTTTTCCTAGCTGTGATACTGCACTGGGATATCCTTATCTGGTTTAAATGCCTGACTTATTTTCTGAATGACCAACTGATTTGCAGTCCCAGCTACTCCCAGCTGACCAGGAGAGGCATGCACAGGGTGCTGGCTGGCCAAGGGAGATCTCTGGCCATGCCCCTAGCATGCTGTAGGGGAAGCAGCCCTGGGTGTCTGGGCAGTTCACTCTTTCTAACTCTCCTGACAGAGAATATGAGGGCAGCATCACTGGGAGCCAGGTAACGAACAGAgacagcccttggcagggctgtgtgccaccagctctgGGAAGGGTCaccctcctggagctgtgggaatGGCGCCTATAGCACAAGCCTGGGAAACCCTTTCCAGCCAACTGTTTGTCAGACATTCATCAAAACAGATGCCCATCAGTAAACACTGCTGTTCCTGGGAAAAACCAGCACAAACATGCCCAAGCCATGCCCTGTCTCCTTTCTTCCACAGCGTCAGTATTATATGGTTTTACTGAGCTCTGGCTACCATAATTTGGGAAGATGAATACCTCAGCAAAACACaggacaggaaagaagaaaataatcagATCAGCAAACTCTGGTTCTGCTCAGAGGATAATGAGCACAGGAATTGCAGCACGTACAGAGAAACCTGCAAGAGCCTTATCTTAACTGCTGAGCTTTGGTTGTCCCAGATCCCCAGGATGCATTTTTGCAGCCTACACTCAAGCCACAGCCACCAACACCATGCTGCAGTTGCCACACGCTGAAAACTACTCCAG is drawn from Melospiza melodia melodia isolate bMelMel2 chromosome 6, bMelMel2.pri, whole genome shotgun sequence and contains these coding sequences:
- the LOC134419611 gene encoding cytosolic phospholipase A2 epsilon-like isoform X2; protein product: MGSYWSAPENILEMKVYDENAVTKDDLLFTVLFDVAKIQLGETVHLTFQLNPKTQEMLEVEFTSESIPVPPEKLVTNGVLVSREISCLEVLVDSKWTKKEPSEKDFLFSVKGSYEKSQTLSLGSFWQPLKPLNFHYIKYGLSELCMALAEKKPHFCPCTSGEDKNDCHASLTIPLDSLPFSEKVAVAKDETINLHVKSNDWSRNLDVRLEFDLCTEEKNFLLKRKKFVASALKKALHLEQDLEDHEVPVVAVMTTGGGTRALTSLLGNLLGLQKLGLLDVISFITGSSGSTWTLSHLYQSADWSHKDLSRPISEVRRHMTKCKLSCFSLESLQYYAKELKLRKQEGYQISSVDFWGLLLEKALDDGKNKHKLSDEQEALSQGQNPLPIYMILNMKEDYSLSEFKEWVEFTPYEVGFLKYGAFIRAEDFGSEFFMGRLMKKLPESRICFMKGLWSNVFSYNLLDAWHSSNPTQRHSLRCTQHSTVDTGEEPSPSGRRHELETYLVTPECGIMGIIRRILTERVMVSKFYNFLKGFQLHNEYLQNKNFCRWKDTVLEHFPNQLTETAEFMCLADTAGYIDISYPPLMRPERKVDVVLHLNYSSGSQTLPLEEASKYFQKQGIPFPKIQMSEREKKNLKECYIFEDTETPEAPTVVFFPLVNDSFRKYKEPGVERSPAEMAQGNVDVSTIFSPYCLNSFTYTGEAFDKLIELTSYNIQNNQHLILQALNSAIQQKRQHKK
- the LOC134419611 gene encoding cytosolic phospholipase A2 epsilon-like isoform X3; translated protein: MKVYDENAVTKDDLLFTVLFDVAKIQLGETVHLTFQLNPKTQEMLEVEFTSESIPVPPEKLVTNGVLVSREISCLEVLVDSKWTKKEPSEKDFLFSVKGSYEKSQTLSLGSFWQPLKPLNFHYIKYGLSELCMALAEKKPHFCPCTSGEDKNDCHASLTIPLDSLPFSEKVAVAKDETINLHVKSNDWSRNLDVRLEFDLCTEEKNFLLKRKKFVASALKKALHLEQDLEDHEVPVVAVMTTGGGTRALTSLLGNLLGLQKLGLLDVISFITGSSGSTWTLSHLYQSADWSHKDLSRPISEVRRHMTKCKLSCFSLESLQYYAKELKLRKQEGYQISSVDFWGLLLEKALDDGKNKHKLSDEQEALSQGQNPLPIYMILNMKEDYSLSEFKEWVEFTPYEVGFLKYGAFIRAEDFGSEFFMGRLMKKLPESRICFMKGLWSNVFSYNLLDAWHSSNPTQRHSLRCTQHSTVDTGEEPSPSGRRHELETYLVTPECGIMGIIRRILTERVMVSKFYNFLKGFQLHNEYLQNKNFCRWKDTVLEHFPNQLTETAEFMCLADTAGYIDISYPPLMRPERKVDVVLHLNYSSGSQTLPLEEASKYFQKQGIPFPKIQMSEREKKNLKECYIFEDTETPEAPTVVFFPLVNDSFRKYKEPGVERSPAEMAQGNVDVSTIFSPYCLNSFTYTGEAFDKLIELTSYNIQNNQHLILQALNSAIQQKRQHKK